A genomic segment from Polyangium mundeleinium encodes:
- a CDS encoding formylglycine-generating enzyme family protein, with protein sequence MASRLLPSAAALFLGAAACSSPDASPAPSPPASAASLTPAPTPLPSAAPPPEPSRCAAVACASIERCDEATGACVPHCPAGEVYIPKTGPDGFVMGKGFTLNGGARRLRKGHQPDSDRPHRVVLTRPFCMDETEVTVAAMKTCVDAKACAPPKTLEVWANYPRRPDHPANEVSWDKAKKYCKAQGKDLPTEAQWEWAATGGDGRKWPWGNDEPTCEHADFTMGVLVSPGGDSGCHGGGTSPVRSHPKGDRTWPTGTLHDLAGNVWEWCDDTYAKYGADPVTDPHVQKPGVLVHVVRGGGWNRSNLGIQASFRGAAIHTYEVPGLGFRCVRNP encoded by the coding sequence TTGGCCTCGCGCCTGCTCCCCTCTGCGGCGGCCCTCTTCCTCGGGGCCGCCGCCTGCTCCTCCCCGGACGCATCACCCGCGCCCTCCCCGCCCGCATCTGCGGCCTCGTTGACGCCTGCGCCCACGCCCCTCCCCTCGGCTGCGCCGCCGCCCGAACCGTCCCGCTGTGCCGCCGTCGCCTGCGCCTCGATCGAGCGCTGCGACGAGGCCACGGGCGCGTGCGTCCCGCATTGCCCCGCGGGTGAGGTTTACATCCCGAAGACCGGTCCGGACGGGTTCGTCATGGGCAAAGGATTTACCTTGAATGGCGGCGCGCGCCGCCTCCGCAAGGGACATCAGCCCGACTCCGATCGCCCGCACCGCGTCGTCCTCACCCGCCCGTTTTGCATGGACGAGACCGAGGTCACCGTCGCGGCGATGAAGACATGCGTCGACGCGAAGGCCTGCGCTCCGCCGAAGACGCTCGAGGTATGGGCGAATTATCCTCGCCGCCCCGATCATCCGGCCAACGAGGTCTCCTGGGACAAGGCCAAGAAGTATTGCAAGGCCCAGGGGAAAGACCTCCCCACCGAGGCGCAATGGGAATGGGCGGCGACCGGCGGCGACGGACGCAAATGGCCCTGGGGCAACGACGAGCCCACCTGCGAGCACGCCGATTTCACGATGGGTGTCCTCGTCTCGCCCGGCGGCGACTCCGGCTGCCATGGCGGCGGCACCTCGCCCGTTCGTTCCCATCCGAAGGGCGACCGCACCTGGCCCACCGGCACGCTCCACGACCTCGCGGGCAACGTATGGGAGTGGTGCGACGACACGTACGCCAAATATGGCGCCGACCCGGTCACGGATCCCCACGTGCAGAAGCCCGGCGTGCTCGTGCACGTCGTGCGCGGGGGCGGCTGGAATCGATCGAACCTCGGCATCCAGGCGTCCTTCCGTGGCGCCGCCATTCATACCTACGAGGTCCCCGGGCTCGGCTTTCGTTGCGTGCGAAACCCTTGA
- a CDS encoding haloacid dehalogenase-like hydrolase, translating into MIKIRSFLPVALVVGMATLPSCTDEGEGGFGGNGGAGATGGTGAAGGMGGMGGVGGMGGVGGMGGMGGAGGAGGSMAAPDLDTNLEWYGQNRDALDKMIDEAGVNSPSYDPTQKPVAIFDWDNTVIKNDVGDLVFFWLVKNDKIMQPPNKDWRATSRFLTNEARNALSAACGDLADAGMPLPTSTNAECADEILAVYTTAKTVDAKAAFEAWNYRTMEPSYAWAAQMQAGYTPAEMKAFAKSAIEEGLAAAEGSKQTIGTMSVNAYVRVYDQIGDLIDVMQKNGLDVWVISASPQPNVEAFAERVAVGADHVVAIRNLLDGAGKLTYDFEGCGSVVDGSGSGGNPVGNTMITYIEGKRCWMNKVIYGVTGPDAEKPNADMKKRPVFGAGDSDTDISFLHDATMLKLVINRNKNEIMCNAYANYMDKWIVNPMFILPNPQKAAAYPCATTGCKDATGAGVACVNEAGEVIPDQMDTVF; encoded by the coding sequence ATGATCAAGATTCGATCTTTTCTTCCCGTCGCGCTCGTTGTGGGGATGGCGACGCTGCCTTCATGCACGGACGAGGGGGAGGGCGGGTTCGGAGGAAACGGGGGAGCAGGCGCGACCGGCGGCACGGGCGCCGCGGGCGGAATGGGCGGGATGGGCGGCGTCGGTGGAATGGGCGGCGTCGGTGGAATGGGCGGGATGGGCGGCGCCGGGGGCGCGGGCGGCTCGATGGCCGCGCCCGACCTGGATACGAATCTGGAGTGGTACGGGCAGAACCGCGACGCGCTCGACAAGATGATCGACGAGGCCGGAGTGAACAGCCCGTCCTACGATCCCACGCAGAAGCCCGTCGCGATTTTCGACTGGGACAACACGGTCATCAAGAACGACGTGGGGGATCTCGTGTTCTTCTGGCTCGTGAAGAACGACAAGATCATGCAGCCGCCGAACAAGGATTGGCGCGCGACGAGCCGCTTCTTGACGAATGAAGCGCGAAACGCGCTGAGCGCGGCGTGTGGGGACCTGGCCGACGCGGGGATGCCGCTGCCGACGAGCACGAACGCGGAATGCGCGGACGAGATCCTCGCCGTGTATACGACGGCGAAGACGGTGGACGCCAAGGCGGCGTTCGAGGCCTGGAACTACCGCACGATGGAGCCGTCGTACGCCTGGGCCGCGCAGATGCAAGCGGGATACACGCCGGCCGAGATGAAGGCATTCGCGAAGAGCGCGATCGAGGAGGGGCTCGCTGCGGCGGAGGGGTCGAAGCAGACGATCGGGACGATGTCGGTCAATGCCTACGTGCGGGTTTACGATCAGATCGGGGATCTGATCGACGTGATGCAGAAGAACGGGCTCGACGTGTGGGTGATTTCGGCGTCACCGCAGCCGAACGTGGAGGCGTTCGCGGAGCGGGTGGCCGTGGGCGCGGATCACGTGGTTGCGATCCGGAACCTGCTCGACGGGGCCGGGAAGCTCACGTACGACTTCGAGGGCTGTGGGTCGGTCGTGGATGGATCGGGCAGTGGGGGGAACCCGGTCGGCAATACGATGATCACGTACATCGAGGGCAAACGCTGCTGGATGAACAAGGTGATCTACGGGGTGACCGGCCCCGACGCCGAGAAGCCGAACGCGGACATGAAGAAACGTCCGGTGTTCGGCGCGGGCGATTCGGATACGGACATTTCGTTCCTACATGACGCGACGATGTTGAAGCTCGTGATCAACCGCAACAAGAACGAGATCATGTGCAACGCGTACGCGAACTACATGGACAAGTGGATCGTCAATCCGATGTTCATCCTGCCCAACCCGCAGAAGGCCGCGGCCTACCCGTGTGCGACGACCGGGTGCAAGGACGCGACGGGCGCCGGCGTGGCGTGCGTGAACGAGGCGGGTGAGGTGATCCCGGATCAGATGGATACGGTGTTCTGA
- a CDS encoding OmpA family protein, whose translation MAIFRTSSIAPVALLALACGCGGAQTNPETPTEASTAEATPSTPPAPPPPKTDEAPKPPPAEEAKAEPAPDKPAPTELAEAPKAPSISCEPKAGAATGPKKKLEISVDRSHVDLEGHRLEVKLTRAACKVELQVIGESGKILANASKAFDGAAAGTVLAVDWSPIRAETVSRIEVWGHDTEGNYVGVAITPWNVKIDHEEVNFETDSDKIRDSEVPKLEASLDKVKDALAKHQDLKGIALYIAGHTDTVGSPEHNLNLSRKRARAIAAWFRGRGLKIPVAWEGFGEHSPIVKTGDEVAEAKNRRVDYILALDPPRLPQGAVPFGWKAL comes from the coding sequence ATGGCGATCTTCCGAACCTCGTCGATCGCGCCCGTAGCCCTGCTGGCGCTCGCCTGCGGCTGCGGCGGCGCGCAGACGAACCCCGAAACCCCGACCGAGGCCTCCACGGCCGAGGCGACGCCGTCCACGCCCCCCGCCCCGCCGCCCCCGAAAACGGACGAGGCCCCGAAGCCTCCTCCGGCCGAGGAAGCAAAGGCGGAGCCTGCCCCGGACAAACCTGCCCCGACGGAGCTCGCGGAGGCCCCGAAGGCGCCGTCGATCTCGTGCGAGCCCAAGGCCGGCGCGGCCACGGGGCCGAAAAAGAAGCTCGAGATCAGCGTGGATCGCTCCCACGTCGACCTCGAAGGGCACCGGCTCGAGGTCAAGCTCACGCGGGCCGCGTGCAAGGTCGAGCTCCAGGTCATCGGTGAATCCGGCAAGATCCTGGCGAACGCGTCGAAGGCGTTCGACGGCGCGGCGGCGGGCACGGTGCTCGCGGTCGACTGGAGCCCGATCCGGGCCGAGACCGTCTCGCGCATCGAGGTATGGGGCCACGACACCGAGGGCAACTACGTCGGCGTGGCGATCACGCCGTGGAACGTGAAGATCGACCACGAAGAGGTCAATTTCGAGACCGACTCGGACAAGATCCGCGACTCCGAGGTGCCGAAGCTCGAAGCGAGCCTCGACAAGGTCAAGGACGCCCTCGCGAAGCACCAGGATCTCAAGGGCATCGCGCTCTACATCGCGGGCCACACCGACACGGTCGGCAGCCCCGAGCACAACCTGAACCTCTCCCGCAAGCGGGCGCGCGCGATCGCGGCCTGGTTCCGCGGCCGCGGCCTGAAGATCCCGGTTGCGTGGGAGGGATTCGGCGAGCACAGCCCGATCGTGAAGACGGGGGACGAGGTCGCGGAGGCGAAAAACCGCCGCGTCGATTACATCCTCGCCCTCGACCCGCCGCGCTTGCCGCAGGGCGCCGTGCCGTTCGGGTGGAAGGCGCTTTAA
- a CDS encoding DnaJ C-terminal domain-containing protein: protein MSRYGGKGRSKGKPEGFGPLEGQFQAIFDDFFRRPAAGSGQDRRIPMLVSLEEAASGASKVIKATFEAHCTACKGSGVLHGDPYVTGCPVCVGKRHVLQERTLTVKVPAGIDDGQVLRLAGQGDEAPLGVGRAGDLMIEVIVAPHPCLRRAGVDLFVEVRIDAETARRGGRVKVPVLDGERWIRVSAGTVTGAEMRLAGFGAVRLGAEAVPIPAEVTAAPYRSRSVGDHRGDQIVTFVVGESIADENDDTFELRRATRNQGLGRTVALAAALVAALIGAFVLGR, encoded by the coding sequence GTGAGCCGATATGGGGGCAAAGGACGATCGAAAGGAAAGCCCGAGGGGTTCGGGCCGCTCGAGGGTCAATTCCAGGCGATCTTCGATGATTTCTTTCGGCGCCCGGCGGCCGGGTCGGGGCAGGATCGGCGTATCCCGATGCTCGTGTCGCTGGAGGAAGCCGCTTCGGGCGCGAGCAAGGTGATCAAGGCGACCTTCGAGGCGCACTGCACGGCCTGCAAAGGGAGCGGCGTTTTGCACGGCGATCCGTACGTCACTGGGTGCCCCGTGTGTGTGGGCAAACGACACGTTTTGCAGGAACGAACGCTGACGGTGAAGGTGCCGGCGGGGATCGACGACGGGCAGGTCCTGCGGCTGGCAGGGCAAGGAGACGAGGCGCCGCTGGGGGTCGGGCGGGCCGGCGATTTGATGATCGAGGTGATCGTGGCGCCGCACCCGTGCCTGCGACGCGCAGGCGTGGATCTGTTCGTCGAGGTACGGATCGACGCGGAGACCGCGCGGCGCGGGGGGCGCGTGAAAGTGCCGGTGCTCGACGGCGAGCGCTGGATCAGGGTGTCCGCAGGGACCGTGACAGGGGCCGAGATGCGGCTCGCAGGGTTTGGCGCCGTGCGCCTCGGCGCCGAGGCCGTGCCCATTCCCGCGGAGGTAACGGCCGCTCCCTATCGTTCACGGAGCGTCGGGGATCACCGCGGAGACCAGATTGTCACGTTCGTCGTGGGCGAGTCGATCGCGGATGAGAACGACGATACGTTCGAGCTGCGACGCGCCACGCGGAACCAGGGGCTCGGGAGGACCGTGGCGCTCGCCGCGGCGCTGGTTGCGGCGCTGATCGGGGCGTTCGTCCTCGGGCGCTAG